One candidate division WOR-3 bacterium DNA segment encodes these proteins:
- a CDS encoding T9SS type A sorting domain-containing protein: MKKLIVFFCFICIALGEWHQSKEFTLPKGLQVNDLAISNTGELWILSSSSILKYETAADAPFYIRDFENGKVLAVYDNTVYIIDQANRLYSLDLVKEEMKRALNTSLNITNQIVVVPVEEKPFLVIREANRLSFILNDNRVGSINTVAEKISMIPTGDYGNSQTPFYTLSNNRISAWAGGTFTNPDAYTENPLYSTSSGILDFTADRNGNLYILFSDSIVVLQPNGKYRKKISIDNVPMNSKILTDPTNNNVVIFNRRLNSLKILTGIQKNDSREIIVLNNNQPNPVDNYTEIEFSINQPLNLTLTIYNLIGEPVKVIASGRYSKGTHRAVWRADDENGNLVPNGIYFYRLESNKGVAIRQLIVLR; encoded by the coding sequence ATGAAAAAATTAATCGTGTTCTTTTGTTTTATTTGCATCGCCCTTGGCGAATGGCACCAGAGCAAGGAATTTACCTTACCTAAGGGACTCCAGGTCAATGACCTGGCTATAAGCAACACAGGAGAGCTGTGGATTCTCTCCTCATCTTCTATCCTTAAATATGAAACGGCTGCGGATGCTCCGTTTTATATCAGGGATTTTGAAAACGGTAAGGTGCTCGCCGTCTATGACAACACGGTCTATATCATTGACCAAGCCAACCGCTTATACTCCCTCGATCTCGTCAAGGAAGAGATGAAACGTGCTCTCAACACGTCCTTAAATATAACCAACCAGATAGTCGTCGTGCCCGTTGAAGAAAAACCCTTCCTTGTAATCCGTGAAGCCAATCGCTTGTCTTTCATCCTAAACGACAACCGGGTCGGCTCAATAAACACCGTGGCGGAAAAGATAAGTATGATCCCCACCGGTGATTATGGAAATTCACAAACTCCTTTCTATACCCTGTCCAATAACCGCATCTCCGCCTGGGCCGGCGGAACATTCACCAATCCTGATGCCTATACTGAAAATCCGCTCTACAGCACATCAAGCGGTATACTCGACTTTACCGCCGACCGAAACGGTAATCTCTACATCCTCTTTTCCGACTCCATCGTTGTATTACAACCGAACGGTAAGTACCGGAAGAAAATATCCATCGATAATGTCCCGATGAACTCAAAGATACTTACGGATCCGACAAACAACAATGTCGTTATTTTCAACAGGCGATTGAATTCCTTGAAAATTCTCACGGGCATACAAAAAAATGACAGCCGGGAGATAATCGTGCTGAACAACAATCAGCCGAATCCTGTTGACAACTACACGGAGATCGAGTTCAGCATAAATCAACCCCTGAATCTGACCCTCACGATCTACAATTTGATCGGAGAACCGGTCAAGGTCATCGCCAGTGGACGTTATTCCAAAGGTACTCATAGAGCTGTCTGGCGGGCTGACGACGAAAACGGAAACCTGGTGCCCAATGGAATCTATTTTTACCGTCTTGAATCGAACAAGGGTGTTGCAATAAGGCAACTTATCGTACTCAGATAA
- the thpR gene encoding RNA 2',3'-cyclic phosphodiesterase, which translates to MRLFFAVEVPHGVRKRIDELLAAERRKGLPIKWVKFENLHITLKFLGETSEEKRRQITPVVEKIAGKHTDFQLNLENFGCFPDIRNPRVVWIGVGQGADELKTIAGDLEEELVHFGFKKERRFHAHLTIGRVKKRCKLDDLIAGEFKTDPFRIKEFVLFKSTLTPEGPVYEILQKFTLKQKD; encoded by the coding sequence ATGAGATTGTTCTTTGCTGTTGAAGTTCCCCATGGCGTGAGGAAAAGGATTGATGAATTACTTGCTGCGGAGCGAAGAAAAGGTTTACCCATTAAATGGGTTAAGTTCGAAAATCTCCACATTACACTTAAATTTCTCGGTGAAACCAGTGAAGAGAAGAGACGACAGATAACACCCGTTGTAGAGAAAATCGCCGGGAAACACACGGACTTCCAGCTCAATCTGGAAAATTTCGGCTGCTTCCCTGATATCCGAAATCCGAGGGTGGTGTGGATCGGTGTCGGGCAGGGAGCGGATGAACTTAAAACCATCGCCGGAGATTTGGAAGAAGAATTGGTTCATTTCGGTTTTAAAAAAGAAAGGCGCTTCCACGCCCATCTTACGATAGGCCGGGTTAAAAAGCGATGTAAACTGGATGACCTCATCGCCGGAGAGTTCAAAACCGATCCGTTCAGGATTAAGGAGTTTGTGCTTTTTAAATCCACCCTTACACCGGAAGGCCCGGTGTATGAGATATTACAAAAGTTTACCCTCAAACAAAAAGATTAA
- a CDS encoding CinA family protein, with the protein MNINELSERVGKKLISKRLTLGICESCTGGMLGSIITAVPGSSRYFQGGVIAYSNLIKEKVVGVRRTVLRKFGAVSAETAEEMARGGRRRLKSKIGVGITGIAGPTGGTKDKPVGLVYIGIAIGGRCSVKKFLFKGNRNTVRKNACKEALIFLNDLLSKRGRR; encoded by the coding sequence ATGAATATAAACGAGTTATCAGAGCGGGTCGGTAAAAAGCTCATTTCGAAGAGATTAACACTCGGTATCTGCGAATCCTGCACCGGCGGTATGCTGGGAAGTATTATTACGGCTGTTCCGGGAAGCTCAAGATATTTTCAGGGCGGGGTGATTGCATATTCCAATTTGATAAAAGAAAAGGTCGTTGGAGTACGAAGAACTGTTTTACGGAAATTCGGTGCGGTGAGCGCTGAGACGGCGGAAGAGATGGCAAGAGGGGGGCGGCGAAGGTTGAAATCAAAGATTGGAGTCGGTATTACAGGAATCGCCGGACCGACCGGCGGTACGAAAGATAAACCAGTCGGACTTGTTTACATCGGTATTGCAATAGGTGGAAGATGTTCTGTAAAGAAATTTCTGTTCAAGGGAAACCGTAACACAGTCAGAAAAAACGCCTGTAAGGAAGCACTGATTTTTCTGAACGACCTGCTGTCAAAGAGAGGACGGCGATGA
- a CDS encoding phosphatidylglycerophosphatase A has product MGREISKEEKIDFFKKIVATGFYTGYIPIAPATFSCAISIIIWYFLFPYKIIYIAVTAVFLFAGVILSDSLTGEWGRDPRMIVIDEYACFLIPLYFTPRRFLPLVLSFILFRIFDIIKPPPLRRLEKAPGGWGIMFDDFGAAVYTTVIVVILRLFIRI; this is encoded by the coding sequence CTGGGAAGAGAAATTTCCAAAGAAGAAAAAATAGATTTTTTTAAGAAGATAGTCGCGACGGGGTTTTATACAGGATACATCCCCATAGCTCCAGCCACATTTTCCTGCGCAATAAGTATAATAATCTGGTACTTTCTGTTTCCCTATAAGATTATTTATATCGCGGTCACCGCTGTCTTTCTTTTTGCAGGTGTAATTCTCTCCGACAGCCTTACCGGAGAATGGGGACGGGATCCCCGTATGATTGTCATTGATGAGTACGCCTGTTTTCTTATTCCTCTCTATTTCACGCCCCGAAGATTTTTGCCTCTGGTGCTGAGCTTTATCCTCTTCAGAATTTTTGATATAATTAAACCTCCACCTTTAAGACGGCTGGAAAAAGCGCCCGGAGGATGGGGGATAATGTTTGATGATTTCGGAGCGGCGGTTTATACCACGGTAATCGTCGTGATTTTAAGATTGTTCATCCGGATATGA
- the secF gene encoding protein translocase subunit SecF, translating to MVEIIKNPNIDFIGKRKFGFIFSAVLLVVAVLIIFIKGPNFGIDFTGGVLLQIKFDKPISTADLRNSLAKLGTENAMIQSLGAENREYIIRAAEKNPVEFARALKEILAADFPDNKREFLREETVEPKIGKELLVKTLWSIIVALVLILIYVSFRFDYRFGTAAVIALFHDAIITIGVLVLTQKEFSIVIVGALLTIIGYSINDSIVISDRIREKYKKMRKEPYNTVLNTGLNEVLSRTVLTVGTTLLAVLALLIFGGAVIADFAFTLLVGFLIGTYSSIFIVANIVSVWEEKFPKKKK from the coding sequence ATGGTAGAGATAATAAAAAATCCGAATATTGATTTCATCGGTAAAAGAAAGTTTGGATTCATTTTTTCCGCTGTTCTGCTTGTTGTAGCTGTTCTAATTATCTTCATAAAGGGTCCGAATTTCGGTATCGACTTCACGGGTGGTGTTCTTCTTCAGATAAAATTCGATAAACCTATCTCCACCGCCGACTTAAGAAATTCTCTTGCAAAATTAGGGACTGAAAATGCGATGATTCAATCGCTGGGGGCGGAGAATCGGGAATATATCATCCGTGCTGCGGAAAAGAACCCGGTGGAATTCGCCAGGGCGCTCAAAGAGATTCTGGCCGCCGATTTTCCTGACAACAAACGTGAGTTTCTGCGGGAAGAGACGGTTGAACCGAAGATAGGAAAGGAATTACTTGTTAAAACACTCTGGTCGATCATCGTCGCATTGGTTTTGATTCTCATTTATGTCTCTTTCAGATTCGACTATCGTTTCGGCACTGCGGCGGTCATCGCTCTGTTCCATGACGCAATAATCACCATCGGTGTTCTCGTTCTCACCCAGAAGGAGTTTTCAATCGTAATCGTCGGTGCGCTTCTGACCATAATCGGTTATTCCATAAATGATTCGATCGTCATCTCCGACAGGATAAGGGAAAAATACAAGAAGATGCGCAAAGAGCCGTATAATACCGTGTTGAACACCGGTCTGAATGAGGTTCTTTCAAGGACAGTACTGACCGTAGGCACGACTTTACTTGCCGTCCTCGCACTGTTGATCTTCGGTGGTGCGGTCATTGCTGATTTCGCCTTTACTCTGCTCGTCGGATTCCTGATCGGTACTTATTCATCGATATTTATCGTGGCTAATATCGTTTCAGTCTGGGAAGAGAAATTTCCAAAGAAGAAAAAATAG
- the secD gene encoding protein translocase subunit SecD, whose protein sequence is MRNIGIRIGIVIFVILLGIYAIYPTVRLYTDKNLSKSDEIALSKRAIHLGLDLKGGMHLVLELDTTGIKENPQDLRDRAFEIIKNRIDEFGVYEPVVEKQSGGRILVQLPGVDRDRAVSLIEKVAHLEFRIVADDQKEQVIEKMDKFLQGEDSLAFEEPFSSYLIGVDRVDIGIDVRDEDSVKALLAKAQEVIPEDLEFLFGPKEVVQGREVKKIYLMKKKAELTGEAIRDARHQPSSGRDLQHLGSWQISLEFKREAARKFASITGKNINKRLAIILDNVVQSAPFIQERIPHGRAVITGTFTAEQARDLAIVLRAGALPAPLKIVEERTVGPSLGRDSIESGIRAVLIGGALVILFMLIYYSFSGFVADIALFLNLFFLIAILSAFRGSLTMPGIAGIALTIGMAVDANVLIFERIREELKVGKTTRTAIDQGFARAWITIFDSNVTTIIIGVILFLFGSGPIKGFALTLTIGLISNLFSAVFVSKVIFNYFVYKFEVQRLRI, encoded by the coding sequence ATGAGAAATATTGGGATAAGAATAGGGATTGTAATTTTTGTAATTCTCCTCGGTATTTATGCAATCTACCCCACGGTCCGATTATATACAGATAAAAATCTGTCAAAGAGTGATGAAATCGCCCTGTCGAAAAGGGCGATACATCTGGGACTCGACCTTAAGGGTGGAATGCATCTTGTTCTGGAACTGGATACCACGGGCATCAAGGAAAATCCTCAGGATTTAAGGGATCGAGCCTTTGAAATCATAAAGAATCGAATTGATGAATTCGGTGTTTATGAGCCCGTGGTAGAGAAACAGTCAGGAGGAAGGATACTTGTTCAACTTCCAGGCGTTGACCGTGATCGCGCGGTAAGCCTTATTGAAAAGGTCGCCCACCTTGAATTCAGGATTGTAGCCGACGACCAGAAAGAACAGGTTATCGAGAAGATGGATAAATTCTTACAGGGGGAAGATTCACTCGCTTTTGAGGAACCTTTTTCTTCTTATCTCATCGGTGTGGACAGAGTGGATATCGGTATAGATGTCCGCGATGAAGATTCGGTGAAGGCGTTGCTCGCAAAGGCACAGGAGGTTATACCCGAAGACTTAGAGTTTCTGTTCGGACCGAAAGAAGTCGTTCAGGGTAGAGAGGTTAAGAAAATTTATCTGATGAAGAAGAAAGCCGAACTTACCGGTGAGGCGATCCGTGACGCACGCCATCAACCGAGCTCAGGTCGTGATCTTCAACATCTGGGTTCCTGGCAGATAAGTCTTGAATTCAAAAGAGAAGCCGCAAGAAAATTTGCGTCAATTACGGGTAAGAATATAAATAAACGTCTGGCGATCATCCTTGATAATGTGGTGCAGTCAGCTCCTTTTATCCAGGAAAGAATACCTCATGGGCGTGCGGTGATTACAGGCACATTCACGGCTGAACAGGCAAGGGATTTAGCGATTGTACTCAGGGCAGGTGCCCTTCCCGCCCCATTGAAGATCGTTGAGGAAAGGACAGTGGGTCCAAGTCTTGGTCGGGATTCAATTGAGAGCGGTATTCGGGCGGTGCTGATCGGCGGCGCCCTGGTTATTCTCTTTATGCTGATATATTATTCGTTTTCAGGTTTTGTCGCGGATATCGCCCTCTTTTTAAACCTCTTTTTCTTGATCGCCATCCTGAGCGCATTCAGAGGCAGTTTGACCATGCCCGGTATCGCGGGTATCGCGTTGACCATCGGTATGGCGGTTGACGCCAATGTTTTAATCTTCGAACGGATCCGCGAAGAGTTAAAAGTGGGGAAAACCACCCGTACGGCGATCGATCAGGGGTTCGCACGTGCCTGGATTACAATATTTGATTCCAATGTCACAACGATAATCATCGGTGTCATACTCTTTCTTTTCGGAAGCGGTCCGATCAAAGGTTTTGCCTTGACACTTACTATCGGTCTTATCAGCAACCTCTTTTCCGCGGTATTCGTCAGTAAGGTGATATTCAATTATTTCGTGTATAAATTCGAAGTACAGAGACTGAGGATCTGA
- a CDS encoding pyridoxine 5'-phosphate synthase, whose translation MELSVNVDHIATLREARKENIPDPVYAAVEAELGGADGVTVHLRGDRRHIKERDLELIKKIIKTEVTLEMAVDREMAELAARIKPDYITLVPESPGEVTTQGGLNLLNIKEDLKLFISNLKEHGITVGIFVDPDIEQVKEAARIGAQYIEINTSEYSRLKTREIRNELIRIARVAKAGKRENLMVHAGHGLDYRNIQPLLTVSEITGYSIGFAIVARAVFVGLRQATNEMVRLIKGAR comes from the coding sequence ATGGAACTTTCAGTTAATGTCGACCATATTGCAACTTTAAGAGAGGCACGGAAAGAAAATATTCCGGATCCGGTGTACGCCGCCGTTGAAGCGGAACTCGGCGGTGCTGATGGTGTTACAGTGCATCTGCGCGGCGACCGACGTCATATTAAAGAACGCGATCTGGAATTAATAAAGAAGATCATCAAGACCGAGGTGACACTGGAAATGGCGGTTGATCGGGAAATGGCGGAACTGGCGGCGAGGATTAAGCCGGATTACATAACCCTTGTCCCTGAGTCACCCGGTGAGGTTACAACCCAGGGTGGTCTGAATCTTCTTAATATCAAAGAGGATTTAAAACTTTTTATCTCCAATTTAAAAGAACATGGTATTACAGTCGGTATCTTTGTTGACCCTGATATCGAACAGGTAAAAGAGGCTGCAAGAATCGGTGCACAGTATATCGAAATCAATACCAGTGAATATTCAAGGTTGAAGACCAGAGAGATCAGGAATGAGTTGATAAGGATCGCCCGCGTTGCCAAAGCGGGAAAACGCGAGAATCTGATGGTTCACGCCGGTCACGGCCTTGATTATCGGAATATTCAACCGTTGTTGACCGTTTCTGAAATAACCGGTTATTCGATAGGTTTCGCAATTGTTGCACGGGCTGTCTTTGTGGGATTGAGACAGGCGACAAACGAGATGGTCAGACTTATAAAAGGAGCAAGATGA
- a CDS encoding T9SS type A sorting domain-containing protein: protein MRSVKMYMLLPIVLIVTAGFSLTIKKADTQPCRGIVGNEPLIAKEIIPYLGGRGPGDQIGTTAYDYQANGGFGQRFVVDDYGQAHIDWMWQDYPGQTMRYCAWNARFSDGSYYGETQASNSWSGYVQLDVTQDANPDNQRTAIAYHFDPGTGYYSWVDIDGGNLWGIWPNNPVSPQIADHIWPYVALAGNNNIILVSHGYPVPGDNHIYVDVTTDGGSSWTTVASIDSCATISQFVRASRNSGSQKVVVCWTKFITDSIASGQLDNNIWYMLSTDGGATWGAPVNVTDYQPADTVRAYTDVNAIFDANDNLHIVWSGRKVDAGGYYVASKIFHWDEVSGNITVVNSPSTYYTEPGGWWIATASSPQPGGWRLPADQPQLVVDLTDNTLYCLWQGNDDYNDGSAAGFFNGEFFGSVSFDGGATWSDYVNLTNTRSPGAGAGACDDEDYMTACPYVVNDSIFLTYIEDKDAGGVPQNEGTVTENPVRCWVMPTFGIQEHKTEVPDMMSMVVLPNPVQHNALINYTLTKETAVSLKVFDASGRVVKDFGTGQKTRGTYSVNMETNSLANGTYFAVLDLNGETISRTFIVLH, encoded by the coding sequence ATGAGAAGTGTGAAGATGTATATGCTATTGCCCATCGTTTTGATCGTTACCGCCGGTTTTTCACTGACGATCAAGAAGGCAGATACTCAGCCATGCCGGGGTATTGTCGGAAACGAACCATTGATTGCAAAGGAAATTATTCCGTATCTCGGCGGTCGTGGTCCCGGTGATCAGATCGGCACAACCGCCTATGATTATCAGGCAAACGGTGGTTTCGGTCAGAGGTTTGTAGTTGATGATTATGGACAGGCGCACATCGACTGGATGTGGCAGGATTATCCAGGGCAGACAATGAGATATTGCGCCTGGAACGCCCGTTTTTCAGACGGTTCGTATTATGGAGAGACTCAGGCATCAAATTCCTGGAGCGGTTATGTACAGCTTGATGTGACACAGGACGCCAATCCCGATAATCAGAGAACCGCCATCGCATATCACTTTGATCCCGGTACGGGTTATTATTCGTGGGTTGACATCGACGGTGGAAATCTCTGGGGCATCTGGCCCAATAATCCTGTGTCGCCGCAGATCGCCGATCATATCTGGCCTTATGTTGCACTTGCGGGAAACAATAATATCATCCTTGTTTCCCACGGCTATCCCGTGCCCGGAGATAATCATATTTATGTTGATGTGACCACTGATGGGGGTAGTTCCTGGACCACGGTTGCAAGTATTGATTCCTGTGCTACAATTTCCCAGTTTGTACGTGCTTCAAGGAATTCCGGTTCACAAAAAGTTGTTGTGTGCTGGACAAAATTCATCACGGATTCAATCGCCAGCGGCCAGCTTGACAACAATATCTGGTATATGCTTTCGACCGACGGCGGTGCGACCTGGGGAGCACCGGTCAATGTGACCGATTATCAACCGGCTGACACAGTACGCGCCTATACAGATGTTAATGCGATCTTTGATGCAAATGACAATCTGCATATTGTATGGAGCGGCCGCAAGGTCGACGCCGGTGGTTATTATGTCGCCTCAAAGATTTTCCACTGGGATGAGGTATCAGGAAATATCACGGTCGTGAACAGCCCGAGCACTTATTATACAGAACCCGGCGGTTGGTGGATCGCGACGGCATCCAGTCCTCAGCCCGGAGGTTGGAGATTGCCGGCAGACCAGCCTCAACTTGTCGTTGATCTGACTGACAACACCCTTTATTGTCTGTGGCAGGGTAATGACGATTATAATGACGGTTCTGCCGCTGGTTTCTTCAACGGTGAATTTTTCGGTTCGGTCTCATTCGACGGCGGAGCCACGTGGTCGGATTATGTGAATCTGACCAATACCCGTTCTCCCGGTGCTGGTGCCGGTGCCTGTGATGATGAAGATTATATGACCGCCTGTCCTTATGTGGTTAATGACAGTATCTTCTTGACCTATATCGAGGATAAGGACGCCGGTGGAGTACCGCAGAATGAAGGTACCGTGACTGAGAATCCGGTGCGTTGCTGGGTTATGCCGACGTTTGGTATCCAGGAACATAAGACAGAAGTACCGGATATGATGAGCATGGTTGTCCTTCCTAATCCTGTCCAGCATAATGCCTTGATCAATTACACTTTGACAAAAGAAACAGCGGTTTCCTTGAAGGTGTTCGATGCATCGGGCAGGGTGGTGAAAGATTTTGGTACCGGGCAGAAGACCCGTGGAACTTACAGTGTGAATATGGAGACAAACAGCCTTGCAAACGGAACCTATTTCGCTGTTCTTGATTTGAACGGTGAGACGATCAGTCGGACTTTTATTGTTCTACACTGA